A genome region from Tistrella bauzanensis includes the following:
- a CDS encoding ferritin family protein: MAFNPLKEKGIPLEKQCRDWAELNVEPYKKDAVHPYSRCRGIVMNGIEVEAVMFSHQMARNTLDPEIKKQLSLMRRIEAQQQKVMNWLIPGDETTLEVTLGYEQVAVDLTAWVAQHEPDPYLRQVYEFGLLEDFDHLYRYANLYGMLEGRKAHEITDTLTEIMPGRPTIYEHRDPRDEPRRPMTALAADPQSVLNALTIMSAEQQTMNFYMNIGNRYMEPLARATYLEIAQIEEQHVTHYESILDPTVSWFENLVLHQYHECWMYYSFMQDEIDPRVKAIYELHLAMEIEHLRVACELMRKVEKRDPEALLPQDIGQTVAFKENKAFIRDVLARQVDLTSKDSAFVPIGDLPDDDRYFKWNGTVNAKGVPTEDVIDRARRDGGEYRLETEGPHPVEALRADAGAARTAYARRVR; this comes from the coding sequence ATGGCCTTCAATCCTTTGAAGGAAAAGGGTATTCCTCTTGAGAAGCAGTGCCGCGACTGGGCGGAACTGAACGTCGAGCCCTATAAGAAGGACGCGGTTCACCCCTATAGCCGCTGCCGCGGCATCGTGATGAACGGCATTGAGGTCGAGGCGGTGATGTTCTCGCATCAGATGGCGCGAAACACGCTGGACCCCGAGATCAAGAAGCAGCTTTCACTGATGCGCCGGATCGAGGCGCAGCAGCAGAAGGTGATGAACTGGCTGATCCCCGGCGACGAAACCACGCTGGAGGTGACCTTGGGCTATGAGCAGGTGGCGGTGGATCTGACCGCCTGGGTGGCCCAGCACGAGCCGGACCCCTATCTGCGGCAGGTCTATGAATTCGGTCTGCTGGAGGATTTCGACCATCTTTACCGCTATGCCAACCTTTATGGCATGCTGGAAGGCCGCAAGGCCCACGAGATCACCGACACGCTGACCGAGATCATGCCCGGGCGGCCGACGATCTATGAGCATCGCGACCCGCGCGACGAACCGCGCCGGCCGATGACGGCCCTTGCCGCCGATCCGCAATCGGTGCTGAACGCGCTGACCATCATGTCGGCCGAACAGCAGACGATGAATTTCTACATGAATATCGGCAACCGCTACATGGAGCCGCTGGCGCGCGCGACCTATCTGGAAATCGCCCAGATCGAGGAACAGCACGTCACCCATTACGAGAGCATTCTGGACCCGACGGTGAGCTGGTTCGAGAATCTGGTGCTGCATCAGTACCATGAATGCTGGATGTACTATTCGTTCATGCAGGACGAGATCGACCCCCGGGTGAAGGCGATCTATGAGCTGCATCTGGCCATGGAGATCGAACATCTGCGCGTCGCGTGCGAGCTGATGCGCAAGGTGGAGAAGCGCGACCCTGAGGCACTGCTGCCCCAGGACATCGGCCAGACGGTGGCGTTCAAAGAGAACAAGGCCTTCATCCGCGACGTGCTGGCGCGTCAGGTCGATCTGACGTCGAAGGACAGCGCCTTCGTGCCGATCGGCGATCTGCCCGACGACGACCGCTATTTCAAATGGAACGGCACCGTCAACGCGAAGGGCGTGCCGACCGAGGACGTCATCGACCGCGCCCGGCGCGACGGCGGCGAATACCGGCTGGAGACCGAGGGGCCGCATCCGGTCGAGGCGCTGCGCGCCGATGCCGGGGCGGCGCGGACCGCCTATGCCCGCCGCGTGCGCTGA
- the egtD gene encoding L-histidine N(alpha)-methyltransferase, with protein MRQTTTAPRVDTPPPSDAGPQGFTAADGAGDDIAAIALAGLTATPKCLPPRLFYDAAGSRLFDRITGLAAYYPTRTESRILHMQAAEIATRAGRGTTLVEFGSGASVKTRLVLDALRDPAAYVPIDISAEHMMTASAALARDHPGLAVRPVHGDFMQMTTLPLDDAPAGTAGRRLGFFPGSTIGNLLPDEAVCFLRRAACMLGHDGHLLVGVDLEKDPARLIAAYDDPDGVTAAFNLNLLTRLNREAAADFRLDRFAHRAIWRADAGRIEMHLESLTDQIVQVAGRGIRFRKGETIHTENSHKYTPTGFARLVRRGGWRTDACWTDPERLFSLHYLIQNH; from the coding sequence ATGCGCCAGACCACCACTGCCCCCCGCGTCGACACACCACCGCCATCCGATGCCGGCCCCCAGGGGTTTACCGCCGCAGACGGTGCCGGCGACGACATTGCGGCGATCGCCCTCGCGGGCCTGACCGCCACCCCCAAATGTCTGCCGCCGCGCCTGTTCTATGATGCCGCCGGCTCACGCCTGTTCGACCGCATCACCGGCCTTGCCGCCTATTATCCCACCCGTACCGAGAGCCGGATCCTGCACATGCAGGCGGCCGAGATCGCCACCCGTGCCGGACGCGGCACCACGCTGGTCGAATTCGGCAGCGGCGCGTCGGTGAAGACCCGGCTGGTGCTGGATGCACTGCGCGATCCCGCCGCCTATGTACCGATCGATATTTCGGCCGAGCACATGATGACGGCGAGTGCGGCGCTCGCCCGCGACCATCCGGGGCTGGCGGTGCGGCCGGTGCATGGCGATTTCATGCAGATGACCACCCTGCCCCTGGACGATGCGCCAGCCGGCACGGCCGGCCGCCGGCTGGGCTTCTTCCCCGGATCGACCATCGGCAACCTGCTGCCCGACGAGGCGGTGTGCTTCCTGCGCCGCGCGGCCTGTATGCTGGGCCATGATGGCCATCTGCTGGTCGGCGTGGATCTTGAGAAAGACCCCGCCCGGCTGATCGCCGCCTATGACGACCCGGACGGCGTCACCGCCGCCTTCAACCTGAACCTGCTGACCCGGCTGAACCGCGAGGCCGCAGCCGATTTCAGGCTGGACCGTTTTGCCCATCGCGCCATCTGGCGCGCCGATGCCGGCCGGATCGAGATGCATCTGGAAAGCCTGACCGACCAGATCGTGCAGGTGGCCGGGCGTGGCATCCGCTTCCGGAAAGGCGAGACGATCCACACCGAAAACAGCCACAAATACACGCCGACCGGATTCGCCCGGCTGGTGCGACGCGGCGGCTGGCGCACCGATGCCTGCTGGACCGACCCCGAGCGCCTGTTCAGCCTGCACTACCTGATCCAGAACCATTGA
- a CDS encoding diacylglycerol/lipid kinase family protein — protein sequence MQHPDAAMQPVVRVFHNPTAGGGDWPTARLMALLAAEGIQATGWQSTKADGLDDAVAATTGPLIIAGGDGTVAKVLARLPDRRLPVAILPTGSANNIAGALGARLPAAPGDLRRWLLAGDTRPFHAGRVRLGSNPPIPYFESIGAGATITAMEMQPPRPLHGIAKITFGRAALAQALASAPPLSCDIAIDGLHRRARAIALELPCLPWTGPGLWLGPEIRPDDRRAVAALIGPADRDAAIAWLAAPGTPRRETMAAPPLSPWIGDMIMVTGLHGPLRIDDDRLTDDAAGARLVVDRDPQPFRIVVDPMRQPVRGRLPDPPPAARDSS from the coding sequence ATGCAGCACCCTGATGCGGCGATGCAACCGGTGGTCCGGGTGTTTCACAACCCCACCGCCGGCGGTGGCGACTGGCCCACCGCGCGGCTGATGGCGCTGCTGGCGGCAGAGGGCATCCAGGCCACCGGGTGGCAGTCGACCAAGGCCGATGGCCTGGACGACGCCGTGGCCGCGACCACCGGGCCGCTGATCATCGCCGGCGGTGACGGCACCGTCGCCAAGGTGCTGGCGCGCCTGCCCGACCGGCGGCTGCCGGTGGCGATCCTGCCCACCGGCAGCGCCAACAACATCGCCGGCGCGCTGGGCGCGCGCCTGCCGGCCGCGCCGGGCGATCTGCGCCGATGGCTGCTGGCCGGCGACACCCGGCCGTTTCATGCCGGACGGGTGCGCCTGGGGTCCAATCCGCCGATCCCCTATTTTGAAAGCATCGGCGCCGGCGCCACCATCACCGCGATGGAGATGCAGCCGCCCCGCCCGCTGCACGGCATCGCCAAGATCACCTTCGGCCGGGCGGCGCTGGCCCAGGCTCTCGCGAGTGCGCCACCATTGTCCTGCGACATCGCCATCGACGGTCTACACAGGCGTGCCCGGGCGATCGCCCTTGAACTGCCCTGCCTGCCCTGGACCGGTCCAGGGCTGTGGCTGGGCCCTGAGATCCGGCCCGACGACCGCCGTGCCGTCGCGGCCCTGATCGGCCCGGCGGATCGCGACGCGGCGATCGCCTGGCTGGCAGCGCCAGGGACGCCCCGCCGCGAAACCATGGCAGCACCGCCCTTGTCCCCCTGGATTGGTGATATGATCATGGTCACGGGGCTGCATGGCCCGCTGCGCATCGACGACGACCGCCTGACCGACGATGCGGCCGGCGCCAGACTGGTCGTCGACCGCGACCCGCAACCGTTCCGGATTGTGGTCGACCCCATGCGCCAGCCGGTGCGGGGCCGGCTACCCGACCCACCCCCGGCCGCAAGAGACAGTTCATGA
- a CDS encoding DUF892 family protein, with amino-acid sequence MTVTEVTDHTVDWRMGDPVSLSAMLIAGKKVAPDATLLLEQDHREAMAMFDAYDEQTDPAEKAAVVRRLCRALLRHMEIEEEIFYPAAAAATGRDDLTEHGRKEHGEAREIMLRIDNALGRGEPPDQDVHALRHAIEHHVTDEEDEMFPTVRKSGLDLAAVGRRLVARKVALLYRRSDGRVQDSGYDRLEKAMSETRDHARDLLIKGLRDIHAAIRQGEAMLQAQLPRLKRYPQMAERLQAHQQDKTAQLKRVEAVLDGLGHDRSSMKDMMMATAGDLATRMNATKDDEILKNSLAMFGMANFEIASYESLVILATAADQAEAAKLLQTSLSEERAMAAWLAENLRGVLLAHLEFRATGREDTG; translated from the coding sequence ATGACTGTGACCGAGGTGACCGACCACACGGTCGACTGGCGCATGGGCGATCCGGTGTCGCTGTCGGCCATGCTGATCGCGGGCAAGAAGGTGGCGCCAGACGCCACCCTGCTGCTGGAGCAGGACCATCGCGAGGCGATGGCGATGTTCGATGCCTATGACGAACAGACCGATCCGGCCGAAAAGGCCGCCGTGGTGCGCAGGCTCTGCCGCGCCCTGTTGCGGCACATGGAGATCGAGGAAGAGATCTTCTATCCCGCAGCCGCCGCCGCGACCGGCCGCGACGACCTGACCGAACACGGCCGCAAGGAGCATGGCGAGGCGCGCGAGATCATGCTGCGCATCGACAATGCCCTGGGCCGCGGCGAGCCGCCGGATCAGGACGTGCACGCGCTGCGCCACGCCATCGAACATCACGTCACGGATGAGGAAGACGAGATGTTCCCGACTGTTCGCAAGAGCGGCCTGGATCTGGCGGCGGTCGGCCGCCGGCTGGTCGCGCGCAAGGTGGCCCTGCTCTATCGGCGCAGCGACGGCCGGGTGCAGGACAGCGGCTATGACCGGTTGGAGAAAGCCATGAGCGAGACCCGCGACCACGCCCGCGACCTGCTGATCAAGGGCCTGCGCGACATTCATGCCGCCATCCGTCAGGGCGAGGCGATGCTTCAGGCGCAACTGCCCCGCCTGAAGCGCTATCCGCAGATGGCCGAGCGGCTGCAGGCCCATCAGCAGGACAAGACCGCCCAGTTGAAGCGGGTGGAGGCCGTTCTGGACGGGCTGGGCCACGACCGGTCGTCGATGAAGGACATGATGATGGCGACCGCCGGGGATCTGGCGACCCGGATGAACGCCACCAAGGATGACGAGATCCTGAAGAACAGCCTGGCGATGTTCGGCATGGCGAATTTCGAGATCGCGTCCTATGAAAGCCTGGTGATACTGGCCACCGCCGCCGATCAGGCCGAGGCCGCCAAGCTGTTGCAGACCAGCCTGTCGGAAGAACGCGCCATGGCCGCATGGCTGGCTGAAAATCTGCGCGGCGTGCTGCTGGCCCATCTGGAATTCCGCGCCACCGGCCGCGAGGACACCGGCTGA
- a CDS encoding inositol monophosphatase family protein yields the protein MTGTSLDTSRLRDIEMLAVELAEQAGAAITSRLGSLLSVRYKTGAETEATLRNPVSEVDEQVEGVIRERLAARFPDHGVIGEEMADSHDTDVDMIWAVDPVDGTSNFINGFPLFAASIGVLHRGRPVVAAVWCATSHALRSGVYHARLGGGLHFDRQPLARASNPMVHRRLAGVPQFRSGRHPYDLRKTGSAAIECAFVAAGLLEAASFNSPNIWDVAGGILLVQESGGQVLARGRGKRWQPFEAFIATPLRDWRGGLILGSADGAGWMAGNPGVAGQDEPA from the coding sequence ATGACCGGCACATCACTGGATACATCCCGTCTGCGCGACATCGAGATGCTGGCTGTGGAGCTGGCGGAACAGGCCGGCGCGGCCATCACCTCGCGGCTCGGCTCGCTGCTGTCGGTGCGCTACAAGACCGGCGCCGAGACCGAGGCGACCCTGCGCAATCCGGTGTCGGAGGTCGATGAACAAGTGGAAGGCGTGATCCGCGAGCGCCTGGCCGCGCGCTTCCCCGATCATGGCGTGATCGGCGAAGAGATGGCCGACAGCCATGACACCGATGTCGACATGATCTGGGCCGTCGATCCGGTGGACGGGACCAGTAATTTCATCAATGGCTTTCCGCTGTTCGCGGCATCGATCGGCGTGCTGCATCGCGGCCGGCCGGTGGTGGCGGCAGTGTGGTGCGCCACCAGCCATGCGCTGCGATCGGGCGTCTATCATGCCCGCCTGGGCGGCGGGCTGCATTTCGACCGGCAGCCCCTGGCGCGGGCGTCCAACCCCATGGTCCATCGCCGGCTGGCCGGCGTGCCGCAATTCCGCAGCGGCCGCCATCCTTACGACCTGCGCAAGACCGGGTCGGCTGCCATCGAATGCGCCTTCGTGGCGGCGGGGCTGCTGGAAGCCGCCAGCTTCAACAGCCCCAATATCTGGGATGTCGCCGGCGGCATCCTGCTGGTCCAGGAATCCGGCGGTCAGGTTCTGGCGCGCGGGCGCGGCAAGCGATGGCAGCCCTTCGAGGCATTCATCGCCACGCCGTTGCGCGACTGGCGGGGCGGGCTGATCCTGGGATCGGCCGATGGCGCGGGCTGGATGGCCGGCAACCCCGGCGTGGCGGGCCAGGACGAGCCGGCCTGA
- a CDS encoding DUF4142 domain-containing protein, translating to MFPRLIAAATLRAALSRLPVAGAAGIALATGMAGMAVAADAQTEPISTQSYIDQATLSDIFEIQSGKLARNKSENDDIRAFGGRMVLDHTNSSEQLRKTLADIGGDISVPTQLDDRRMALLERLNEIPSDQFDRLYVDMQVTAHEQALKLHRDYAGNGENEALRDVAEDIADTVERHLDAVRDLASGQGY from the coding sequence ATGTTCCCCCGCTTGATCGCCGCAGCCACGCTGCGGGCCGCCCTCAGCCGGCTGCCCGTCGCCGGTGCGGCGGGTATCGCCCTCGCCACCGGGATGGCCGGCATGGCGGTGGCGGCAGACGCCCAGACCGAGCCGATATCCACCCAGAGCTATATCGACCAGGCGACCCTGTCGGACATCTTCGAGATCCAGTCGGGGAAGCTTGCCCGCAACAAATCGGAGAACGACGACATCCGCGCCTTCGGTGGCCGGATGGTGCTGGACCATACCAATTCCAGCGAGCAGCTGCGCAAGACCCTGGCCGATATCGGCGGCGATATCAGCGTGCCCACGCAGCTCGACGACCGCCGCATGGCGCTTCTTGAGCGGTTGAACGAGATCCCGTCCGACCAGTTCGACCGGCTGTATGTCGACATGCAGGTGACGGCCCATGAGCAGGCCCTGAAGCTGCACCGCGACTATGCCGGCAATGGCGAGAACGAGGCGCTGCGCGACGTGGCCGAGGACATCGCCGACACGGTGGAGCGCCATCTGGACGCGGTGCGCGACCTGGCCAGCGGCCAGGGCTATTGA
- a CDS encoding oligopeptide/dipeptide ABC transporter ATP-binding protein, translating into MTIAITSQGVAPPLLAVTGLVKTFSAGGRPPQRLHAVDGVDFTLARGQALGLVGESGCGKSTLAAMLARLTDPDRGRILFDGVDLTAVPARRAAHAPWRRRIQMVFQDAGDSLDPRLTAIEAVARPLARLNGLKGAALTRAAAEALDRVYLPASLFGRLPHQLSGGQLARVGLARAIAPGPELLILDEPTSALDVSIQAVILRLIDDLRRELGLACLFVSHDLNVVRMMCGQVLVMYLGRVVEQGPADAVFDHPAHPYTAGLAAAIPRLDGLRHERGTPVARRMTGEPMSPIDPDPDRCRFDPRCPLAVDLCRQRMPVLTPQASAPTAPDAPPHLAACHLAGGTGG; encoded by the coding sequence ATGACCATCGCCATCACATCACAAGGCGTGGCGCCGCCGCTTCTGGCGGTCACCGGGCTGGTGAAGACCTTTTCAGCCGGCGGCCGGCCGCCGCAGCGGCTGCATGCGGTGGATGGCGTCGATTTCACCCTGGCGCGGGGCCAGGCGCTGGGGCTGGTGGGGGAAAGCGGCTGCGGCAAATCCACCCTGGCGGCGATGCTGGCGCGGCTGACCGATCCCGATCGCGGCCGGATCCTGTTCGACGGCGTCGACCTGACGGCGGTGCCGGCGCGCCGTGCCGCCCACGCCCCCTGGCGCCGGCGCATCCAGATGGTGTTCCAGGATGCCGGCGACAGCCTGGACCCGAGGTTGACCGCGATCGAGGCCGTGGCCCGGCCGCTTGCCCGGCTCAACGGCCTGAAGGGCGCGGCGCTCACCCGTGCGGCGGCCGAGGCGCTCGACCGGGTGTACCTGCCGGCAAGCCTGTTCGGCCGGCTGCCGCATCAGCTCTCGGGCGGGCAGCTGGCGCGGGTCGGGCTTGCCCGCGCCATCGCGCCGGGGCCCGAACTGTTGATCCTCGACGAGCCGACCTCGGCGCTGGATGTCTCGATCCAGGCGGTGATCCTGCGGCTGATCGACGATCTGCGCCGCGAACTGGGCCTCGCCTGCCTGTTCGTCTCCCACGACCTGAACGTGGTGCGGATGATGTGCGGCCAGGTGCTGGTGATGTATCTGGGCCGGGTGGTGGAGCAGGGGCCCGCCGATGCGGTTTTCGACCACCCAGCGCATCCCTATACCGCCGGCCTCGCCGCCGCGATCCCGCGGCTGGACGGGCTGAGGCACGAGAGGGGCACCCCCGTCGCCCGCCGCATGACCGGCGAACCGATGAGCCCGATCGACCCCGATCCCGACCGCTGCCGCTTCGACCCGCGCTGCCCGCTGGCCGTCGATCTCTGCCGGCAGCGGATGCCCGTGCTCACGCCCCAGGCCAGCGCGCCAACCGCCCCCGACGCACCCCCCCATCTGGCCGCCTGCCATCTGGCCGGCGGCACCGGCGGTTAA
- a CDS encoding lipid-binding SYLF domain-containing protein, whose product MRKLALMTATILAAGTLAGAPAFAAGTSGTPAGQTSDDAGTTGRPVGNQPDAAAMPTTRDPGDTTAERTGVDRTAVADEDPEDRAEDRAEAQELVSRATDVAQQMTQDGNVMTLLSKAKGVFIIPDYAEGALIAGARGGEGVFVARQGDEWSNPVFYDMGGISLGAQVGGQSGPVAFLLMNDEAVDRFKRGDSFSLNAEAGYTFADASDGARASTGERQVVIWSGVEGAFAGAAVSVGDISWDEEQTAAYYGGTIGTDATAGDIIEANPDSERGSELRQALSS is encoded by the coding sequence ATGCGCAAGCTCGCTTTGATGACCGCCACCATTCTTGCCGCCGGAACCCTGGCGGGTGCACCGGCCTTCGCCGCCGGCACCAGCGGCACGCCGGCCGGCCAGACCAGCGACGATGCCGGCACCACCGGCCGTCCGGTCGGCAATCAGCCGGACGCGGCAGCCATGCCGACCACCCGCGATCCGGGCGACACCACGGCCGAGCGGACCGGGGTGGACCGCACCGCCGTGGCCGACGAAGACCCCGAGGATCGGGCCGAGGACCGCGCTGAGGCGCAGGAACTGGTGTCGCGCGCGACCGACGTCGCCCAGCAGATGACCCAGGACGGCAACGTCATGACGCTGCTGTCGAAGGCCAAGGGCGTGTTCATCATTCCCGATTACGCCGAGGGCGCACTGATCGCCGGCGCGCGTGGCGGCGAGGGTGTGTTCGTGGCGAGGCAGGGCGACGAATGGAGCAACCCCGTCTTCTATGACATGGGCGGCATCAGCCTTGGCGCCCAGGTCGGCGGACAGTCGGGCCCGGTTGCCTTCCTGCTGATGAATGACGAGGCGGTGGACCGCTTCAAGCGCGGCGACAGCTTCTCGCTGAACGCCGAGGCCGGCTATACCTTCGCCGATGCCAGCGACGGCGCCCGCGCCTCGACAGGTGAGCGTCAGGTGGTGATCTGGTCGGGTGTCGAGGGTGCCTTCGCCGGTGCCGCCGTCAGCGTCGGCGACATCTCGTGGGACGAGGAACAGACCGCGGCCTATTACGGCGGCACGATCGGCACCGACGCCACCGCCGGCGACATCATCGAGGCGAACCCCGACAGCGAGCGGGGCAGCGAACTCCGCCAGGCGCTGAGCAGCTGA
- the egtB gene encoding ergothioneine biosynthesis protein EgtB has product MDGPSPHTTLPFAPSHIARADLTARFLAVRRQTEALAAPLDPEDQVVQSMADCSPTKWHLGHTTWFFERFVLMSFLPGYRPFDPGFDHLFNSYYVSLGSRHPRPQRGLLTRPPLARVLAWRDSVTHAVTGLLDPADAGLRARIDPLIETGVHHEQQHQELLLMDVLHLFSCNPLRPAYLPADIMDSAATMAVASKPQAPGWIDHDGGIHAIGHDPAAGDADDFAYDNEGPRHDVLLRPFRLANRPVTNGDWLEFIAEDGYGRAEFWLSDGIAETQAQGWTAPLYWFRPEEDGLWWTMSLRGPEPVDLDAPVVHVSQYEADAFARFRGCRLPTEAEWEVVAAQAPVAGNLLPRGALRPMPAGTTTPSPAQIYGDVWEWTSSAYGPYPGFKPPVGAIGEYNGKFMANQMVLRGGCCVTPGDHIRPSYRNFFYPRQRWAFSGLRLATDA; this is encoded by the coding sequence ATGGACGGACCAAGCCCGCACACGACCCTGCCCTTCGCGCCATCCCACATCGCCCGCGCTGATCTGACCGCGCGGTTTCTGGCGGTCCGTCGCCAGACCGAGGCCCTGGCGGCCCCCCTTGATCCGGAAGATCAGGTCGTGCAGTCGATGGCCGATTGCAGCCCGACCAAATGGCATCTGGGGCACACCACCTGGTTTTTCGAACGCTTCGTGCTGATGTCGTTCCTGCCCGGCTACCGGCCGTTCGACCCGGGTTTCGACCATCTGTTCAATTCCTATTATGTCAGCCTGGGCAGCCGCCATCCGCGGCCGCAGCGCGGCCTGCTGACCAGGCCGCCGCTGGCGCGGGTGCTGGCCTGGCGCGACAGCGTGACCCATGCCGTGACCGGGTTGCTGGACCCGGCGGATGCGGGCTTGCGCGCCCGCATCGACCCGTTGATCGAGACCGGTGTTCATCACGAACAGCAGCATCAGGAACTGCTGTTGATGGACGTCCTGCATCTGTTTTCGTGCAACCCGCTGAGGCCCGCCTATCTGCCGGCCGATATCATGGACAGCGCCGCGACAATGGCCGTGGCATCGAAACCACAGGCGCCGGGTTGGATCGACCATGACGGCGGCATCCACGCCATCGGCCATGATCCGGCGGCCGGTGATGCCGATGACTTCGCCTATGACAACGAAGGACCACGCCACGACGTGCTGCTGCGGCCGTTCCGGCTGGCCAACCGGCCGGTGACCAATGGCGACTGGCTGGAATTCATCGCCGAGGACGGCTATGGCCGCGCTGAATTCTGGCTGTCCGACGGCATCGCCGAGACGCAAGCCCAGGGCTGGACCGCGCCGCTCTACTGGTTCCGTCCCGAAGAGGACGGCCTATGGTGGACGATGAGCCTGCGCGGCCCCGAGCCTGTGGATCTGGACGCCCCGGTGGTGCATGTCAGCCAGTACGAGGCCGACGCCTTCGCCCGCTTCCGGGGCTGCCGGCTGCCGACGGAAGCTGAATGGGAGGTGGTGGCGGCACAGGCACCGGTTGCCGGCAATCTGCTGCCACGCGGCGCGCTGCGGCCGATGCCGGCCGGCACCACCACGCCCTCGCCCGCGCAGATCTATGGCGATGTCTGGGAATGGACCAGCAGCGCCTATGGCCCCTATCCCGGCTTCAAACCGCCGGTCGGCGCCATCGGCGAATATAACGGCAAGTTCATGGCCAATCAGATGGTCCTGCGCGGCGGCTGTTGCGTCACGCCCGGCGACCATATCCGGCCCAGCTATCGCAACTTCTTCTATCCCAGGCAGCGCTGGGCGTTTTCAGGTCTGCGGCTGGCAACCGACGCCTGA
- a CDS encoding exopolysaccharide biosynthesis protein: MMDQPRSHEPRNQTAAGRGREDKDPGSLNDMLDQLCEAGEDGGKVSVGDIWKTIGQRSFGPLLLVCGLVVITPIGGIPSVPTIFGVIVCLIAGQLLLGMSHFWLPGFILRIRTDKSRLTRSVEWSRPVARVVDRILKPRLTRLTTTPANRVIAAVCVALGLIMPPLEIVPMGAAVPSAAITIFGLALIAHDGLLAAIAFVVSLGGFWLVVSQLLL, translated from the coding sequence ATGATGGACCAGCCCCGGAGCCACGAGCCGCGCAACCAGACCGCCGCCGGACGCGGCCGCGAGGACAAGGATCCCGGCAGCCTGAACGACATGCTCGACCAGCTGTGCGAGGCCGGCGAGGATGGCGGCAAGGTCTCGGTCGGCGACATCTGGAAGACCATCGGCCAGCGATCCTTCGGGCCGCTGCTGCTGGTCTGCGGGCTGGTGGTGATCACGCCCATCGGCGGCATTCCCAGCGTGCCGACGATTTTCGGCGTCATCGTCTGCCTGATCGCCGGCCAGTTGCTGCTGGGCATGTCGCATTTCTGGCTGCCCGGCTTCATCCTGCGCATCCGCACCGACAAATCCCGGCTGACCAGAAGCGTCGAATGGTCGCGCCCGGTGGCACGGGTGGTGGACCGCATCCTGAAGCCGCGCCTGACCCGGCTGACCACGACCCCCGCCAACCGGGTGATCGCGGCCGTGTGTGTGGCGCTGGGCCTGATCATGCCGCCTTTGGAAATCGTGCCGATGGGCGCCGCCGTGCCATCGGCCGCGATCACCATCTTCGGTCTGGCGCTGATCGCCCATGACGGGCTGCTGGCGGCGATCGCCTTCGTGGTCAGCCTGGGCGGGTTCTGGCTGGTGGTCAGCCAGTTGCTGCTCTGA
- a CDS encoding TIGR02587 family membrane protein encodes MSRSETGDANAAATGDHTLLIGLGRAAAGALLFTLPILMTMETWWLGFYVEPLRLALLLVMTLPLLVGLSRIGGFRRTSSILQDGADACIAIAIAALAAAGLLWVFGVLAPEMPLSEVIGKIAIQITPGAIGAMLARSQLGSSGHDAKRHEMEDTYAGELFVMVAGALFLSLNIAPTEDVLLIGYQMSIWQQLGLLVLTLALMHGFVYELDFAGSASVTRTGGFWSLFLRFTVAGYVLVALVSLYVLWTFGRLDGTSAIDIVSMVVVLSFPGAIGAAAARIIL; translated from the coding sequence GTGAGCCGATCAGAAACGGGCGATGCCAACGCGGCGGCGACCGGCGATCACACGCTGTTGATCGGTCTTGGCCGTGCCGCCGCCGGCGCGCTGTTGTTCACGCTGCCGATCCTGATGACCATGGAAACCTGGTGGCTGGGCTTCTATGTCGAGCCGCTCAGGCTGGCGCTGCTGCTGGTGATGACCCTGCCTTTGCTGGTCGGGCTGTCGCGGATCGGCGGCTTCCGCCGGACCAGCAGCATTCTGCAGGACGGCGCCGATGCCTGCATCGCCATCGCCATCGCGGCGCTCGCCGCCGCGGGCCTGCTGTGGGTGTTCGGCGTGCTGGCGCCCGAGATGCCGTTGTCGGAAGTCATCGGCAAGATCGCCATACAGATCACGCCGGGCGCGATCGGCGCGATGCTGGCGCGCAGCCAGCTTGGCTCCAGCGGCCACGATGCCAAGCGGCACGAGATGGAAGACACCTATGCCGGCGAATTGTTCGTGATGGTGGCGGGTGCGCTGTTCCTGTCGCTGAACATCGCCCCCACCGAGGACGTCCTGCTGATCGGCTATCAGATGTCGATCTGGCAGCAACTGGGCCTGCTGGTCCTCACGCTCGCCCTGATGCATGGCTTCGTCTATGAGCTCGATTTCGCCGGCAGTGCCAGCGTCACCCGGACCGGCGGGTTCTGGAGCCTGTTCCTGCGGTTCACCGTCGCGGGCTACGTTCTGGTGGCCCTGGTCAGCCTGTATGTGTTGTGGACCTTCGGCCGGCTGGATGGCACCTCGGCAATCGATATCGTCAGCATGGTCGTGGTGCTGTCGTTTCCCGGCGCCATCGGCGCCGCCGCCGCAAGGATCATTCTATGA